In the genome of Triticum urartu cultivar G1812 chromosome 5, Tu2.1, whole genome shotgun sequence, one region contains:
- the LOC125509321 gene encoding serine/threonine-protein kinase RIPK-like: MAAKSWNPFSCCVGGGRVADDDDDCRRRIGRRGKGCARSSSRMSFKSLSSSGTLSPEDLSITLSGSNLHAFTYAELRAATGSFSRANYLGCGGFGPVYKGAVDDKLRPGLAAQPVAVKYLDLDCGTQGHKEWLAEVFFLGQLRHNNLVKLIGYCYEDEHRMLVYEFMNAGSLETHLFKSTNGSLPWMTRMKIAVGAAKGLAFLHDADPPVIYRDFKASNILLDLDYNTKLSDFGLAKDGPQGDATHVTTRVMGTHGYAAPEYIMTGHLTAKSDVYSFGVVLLELLSGLRSVDRARRLREQNLVDWARPYLKHSDRLYKVMDPALECQYSCKGAEVAALVAYKCLSQNPKSRPTMREVVKALEPVLGMDDFFPVGPFVFTVIVEEDKVVDMKVEVEEKHQHPRQNHQDRHRQKYPDSAIHAGIVLRRGDGLITGFTGAQRRQQRSSSYNRERGA; the protein is encoded by the exons ATGGCCGCCAAATCTTGGAACCCGTTCTCGTGCTGCGTCGGCGGGGGCCGAGTggcggacgacgacgacgactgCAGGCGGCGGATCGGGCGGCGGGGGAAAGGCTGCGCGAGGTCGTCGTCGAGGATGTCCTTCAAGAGCCTCAGCTCGTCGGGGACGCTGTCCCCGGAGGACCTGTCCATCACGCTGTCCGGCTCCAACCTGCACGCCTTCACCTACGCCGAGCTCCGCGCGGCGACCGGGAGCTTCTCGCGGGCCAACTACCTCGGCTGCGGCGGCTTCGGCCCGGTCTACAAGGGCGCCGTCGACGACAAGCTCCGTCCCGGGCTGGCCGCGCAGCCCGTCGCCGTCAAGTACCTCGACCTGGACTGCGGCACGCAGGGCCACAAGGAGTGGCTG GCTGAGGTTTTCTTCCTTGGGCAACTGAGGCACAACAACCTGGTGAAATTGATCGGGTACTGCTACGAGGACGAGCACCGGATGCTGGTCTACGAGTTCATGAACGCCGGGAGCCTGGAGACGCACCTCTTCAAAA GTACCAATGGCTCTCTCCCGTGGATGACAAGGATGAAGATCGCTGTCGGCGCGGCCAAGGGCCTTGCCTTTCTCCATGATGCCGACCCGCCGGTGATCTACCGCGACTTCAAGGCCTCCAACATCTTGCTCGACTTG GATTACAACACCAAGTTGTCCGACTTCGGGCTGGCCAAGGATGGGCCTCAGGGCGACGCGACACACGTGACAACACGTGTCATGGGGACGCATGGTTATGCAGCGCCAGAGTACATCATGACAGGCCACTTGACCGCCAAGAGCGATGTATATAGCTTTGGTGTGGTGCTCCTGGAGCTCCTCTCTGGGCTGCGATCAGTGGACCGTGCACGGCGACTCAGGGAACAGAACCTGGTCGACTGGGCTAGACCATACCTCAAGCACTCTGACAGGTTGTACAAAGTCATGGACCCAGCTCTCGAGTGCCAATACTCATGCAAAGGCGCCGAGGTGGCAGCACTGGTGGCATACAAGTGTCTCAGCCAGAACCCAAAGTCTAGGCCCACCATGAGGGAGGTGGTCAAGGCCCTCGAGCCCGTCCTCGGCATGGATGACTTCTTCCCTGTGGGCCCATTTGTGTTCACAGTCATTGTGGAGGAGGACAAGGTAGTGGACATGAAGGTGGAGGTCGAGGAGAAGCACCAGCACCCACGCCAGAACCATCAAGACAGGCACCGGCAGAAGTACCCCGACTCAGCAATCCATGCCGGCATTGTGCTCCGCCGCGGCGATGGGCTCATTACCGGATTCACCGGTGCGCAGCGACGGCAACAAAGGTCGTCGAGCTACAATCGGGAGAGGGGGGCATAG